In Methanobacterium sp., a genomic segment contains:
- a CDS encoding VOC family protein, which yields MQKIVPFLWFEDSKAEEAAKFYTSIFKNSKIVNTVRYGKSGPGLEGSVMSVTFQLEGQDFYALNGNPQFKFTEALSLFVNCDTQEEVDQLWENLKERGMELGPGWVKDKFGLAWQIVPNLLNEYLSDPDPEKSQRVMQAMMQMNKLDIEKLKQAYEGR from the coding sequence ATGCAAAAGATAGTGCCATTTTTATGGTTTGAAGATAGTAAAGCTGAAGAGGCAGCTAAGTTCTATACCTCCATCTTTAAAAATTCAAAGATAGTAAATACTGTGCGATACGGGAAATCCGGCCCCGGCCTGGAAGGATCGGTTATGTCTGTTACCTTCCAGCTCGAAGGACAGGATTTTTATGCATTAAATGGTAATCCGCAATTCAAATTTACTGAAGCTTTATCGTTATTCGTGAATTGTGATACTCAGGAAGAGGTTGACCAGTTGTGGGAGAATCTTAAAGAGAGGGGAATGGAATTGGGACCCGGTTGGGTTAAGGATAAATTTGGTTTAGCCTGGCAAATCGTTCCCAATCTTTTAAATGAATACTTAAGTGACCCAGACCCGGAGAAATCCCAGAGGGTGATGCAGGCCATGATGCAGATGAATAAACTTGACATAGAGAAATTAAAGCAGGCATATGAGGGAAGATAG
- a CDS encoding SRPBCC domain-containing protein, which produces MEKLHFSIVIDAPREKVWEVMLGEETYPLWTDVFMPGSHFKGDWSEGSKILFLAPDESGKMSGTVFRVRKNKPYELVSIENIGMVKDEKEDITSKEATVYAGALENYTFKEINGATEVLVEQSPVMDIPDDYKDMYQDMWHKALQKLKELVEK; this is translated from the coding sequence ATGGAAAAACTACATTTCTCAATAGTTATAGATGCGCCCAGAGAAAAAGTATGGGAAGTGATGCTTGGGGAGGAAACCTATCCCCTGTGGACTGATGTGTTTATGCCGGGCTCACATTTCAAGGGTGACTGGAGTGAGGGAAGTAAGATACTTTTCCTCGCGCCTGATGAGTCAGGAAAAATGTCCGGTACGGTATTCCGAGTAAGAAAAAACAAGCCTTACGAATTGGTCTCCATCGAAAACATTGGCATGGTGAAGGATGAAAAAGAAGATATTACAAGTAAAGAGGCTACGGTGTATGCTGGTGCACTTGAAAATTACACTTTTAAAGAGATAAATGGCGCAACTGAAGTGCTGGTGGAACAATCTCCAGTTATGGATATACCCGATGATTATAAAGACATGTACCAGGACATGTGGCATAAGGCCCTTCAAAAGCTTAAAGAACTGGTTGAAAAATAA
- a CDS encoding SRPBCC domain-containing protein has product MGKLQYSIVINAPKEKVWKTMLNKDTYEKWTDVFMPGSSYVGDWTEGSKILFLAPDETGKLSGMVSRIKENHQYEHISIESIGVVSNGEEDTSSQEAKKWAGSLENYTFKEFDGKTELHVDLTSDGDVDRQMLEMSEKTWPKALTRIKKLSEES; this is encoded by the coding sequence ATGGGAAAACTGCAATATTCAATTGTTATAAATGCACCTAAAGAAAAGGTCTGGAAAACCATGCTCAATAAGGATACCTATGAAAAATGGACCGATGTGTTTATGCCGGGTTCAAGCTACGTCGGTGATTGGACTGAGGGAAGTAAAATACTTTTCCTTGCACCTGATGAGACAGGTAAATTGTCTGGAATGGTAAGCCGAATAAAAGAGAACCATCAATATGAGCATATCTCCATCGAAAGTATTGGTGTAGTGTCTAACGGTGAAGAGGATACCTCAAGCCAGGAAGCTAAAAAATGGGCTGGTTCACTTGAAAATTACACATTTAAGGAGTTTGATGGTAAAACTGAACTACATGTGGATTTAACTTCAGATGGGGATGTAGATCGCCAGATGTTGGAGATGTCTGAGAAAACCTGGCCTAAAGCTCTAACTAGAATAAAAAAACTGTCAGAAGAGTCGTGA
- a CDS encoding SRPBCC family protein has protein sequence MAKITVEPGKQEILIEREFNAPQELVFKALTDPELYAQWIGPRGLTTTIETFEPRNGGSWRFKQKDQEGNEFTFHGVNHEVSPERIISTFEFEGLPESGHVLLDTLKLEELPGNRTKLTDQSVFQSVEDRDGMMQSGMEQGINESYERLDEVLEKMKK, from the coding sequence ATGGCTAAAATTACGGTAGAACCCGGGAAGCAGGAAATATTAATTGAAAGAGAGTTTAACGCTCCACAGGAACTTGTTTTTAAAGCGTTAACCGATCCAGAACTTTATGCACAATGGATAGGACCCCGTGGACTTACCACAACCATTGAAACATTTGAACCCAGAAATGGTGGCTCCTGGAGGTTCAAACAAAAAGATCAAGAGGGTAATGAGTTTACATTTCATGGGGTGAATCATGAAGTCAGCCCCGAGAGAATCATCAGCACCTTTGAGTTCGAAGGTCTTCCAGAATCAGGTCATGTACTTCTGGACACGTTAAAACTCGAAGAATTACCGGGTAACCGGACAAAATTAACTGACCAATCCGTCTTCCAATCGGTAGAGGATCGGGATGGCATGATGCAATCAGGGATGGAACAAGGGATAAATGAGTCTTATGAACGTCTTGATGAAGTGCTGGAGAAGATGAAGAAATAA
- a CDS encoding SRPBCC domain-containing protein: MPKVIHFEIPAEKPERAIEFYRKVFGWKIDKWQGEFDYWLVEAGEEDEPGINGAIKPKEFGTSISDVIGVDSYEEFAQKIEAKGGKMLTDKMTIPDMGYTGSFQDTEGNVMAIIEITMLFITRTFDAPLEKVWEAWTDPETIKKWWGPKDYTAPVVKNDFRVGGSSLYSMRSPEGQDIWSTGVYKEIVPMERIVSTDSFADADGNVVPASDYGLSGDWPLELKVMVTFQEKDGKTRLTLQHTGFPDNENKTLAEAGWNESLDKLAEYL; encoded by the coding sequence ATGCCAAAAGTTATTCATTTTGAGATACCTGCAGAAAAACCAGAAAGAGCAATAGAATTCTATAGAAAAGTTTTCGGATGGAAAATAGATAAATGGCAAGGTGAATTTGATTACTGGCTGGTGGAAGCTGGTGAGGAAGATGAACCCGGAATCAACGGGGCTATAAAACCAAAAGAATTTGGAACCAGCATTAGTGACGTGATCGGTGTTGATTCATATGAAGAGTTTGCCCAGAAAATAGAAGCTAAGGGAGGTAAGATGCTTACCGATAAGATGACCATTCCGGATATGGGGTACACCGGATCCTTCCAGGACACTGAGGGAAATGTTATGGCCATAATAGAAATTACCATGTTATTTATAACTCGTACCTTCGATGCACCGTTGGAGAAGGTATGGGAGGCATGGACTGACCCTGAGACTATTAAAAAGTGGTGGGGCCCGAAAGACTACACAGCACCTGTGGTTAAGAACGACTTTAGGGTGGGAGGCTCTTCCCTCTACAGCATGCGGTCCCCAGAAGGCCAGGACATCTGGAGCACCGGTGTTTATAAGGAGATAGTTCCCATGGAGCGGATTGTGTCCACGGATAGTTTTGCTGATGCAGATGGTAATGTGGTCCCGGCTTCAGACTATGGGTTAAGTGGTGACTGGCCTTTAGAGTTAAAAGTGATGGTAACCTTCCAGGAAAAGGATGGTAAGACCCGGCTTACTCTGCAGCATACAGGCTTCCCTGACAATGAAAATAAGACATTGGCAGAGGCTGGTTGGAATGAGTCCCTTGATAAGCTCGCTGAATATCTTTAA